One stretch of Thalassovita sp. DNA includes these proteins:
- a CDS encoding FixH family protein produces the protein MQSSTAKAPEARIQFEPPQISQPFVVRVALFDGGQVLTVDAIMPAHQHGMLYRPSMSTPEQGRYTVENLVFHMPGLWHIQVQAEVDARRIDYVYETVVQ, from the coding sequence ATGCAAAGCAGTACGGCAAAGGCACCGGAGGCCAGAATTCAATTTGAGCCGCCCCAGATCTCACAACCCTTTGTGGTGCGCGTGGCCCTATTTGACGGCGGGCAGGTGCTGACGGTTGATGCCATCATGCCGGCCCATCAACATGGGATGCTCTATCGTCCGAGTATGAGCACCCCGGAGCAAGGTCGCTATACGGTAGAGAACCTTGTGTTTCACATGCCGGGCCTCTGGCACATTCAGGTGCAGGCTGAGGTGGACGCGCGCCGCATCGATTATGTCTATGAGACCGTGGTGCAATGA
- a CDS encoding PBP1A family penicillin-binding protein, with protein sequence MLRFILSFFGGIFTLITLGIAVAALSIGSIFYIYGRDLPSHEALAQYTPPTISRIYSGEGRMIDEFAKERRLFTPAEEIPDLVKYAFISAEDKNFYTHKGYDARGIAAAAVEAVRSRGQSVRGASTITQQVMKNFLLGGERRIERKIKEIILATRVEQTLSKEQILELYMNEIFLGQNSYGVTAAAQTYFNKTLGELSPHEAATLASMPKAPGKFHPVRNKERVLARRNFVLKEMSENGYITEAAYLAQKELPLRSVQNGDFESFKSALPPRDYFTDEIRRQLSRDFGEEQFFSGGMTVRATVEPEMQIKAAEALRRGLEDYDRKQGVWRGTGVTIPADQLGSEAAWRAALADAEVPRDITLNGKWHPAVVLRQGNNDVRIGIEGVDEDEDGHWIIGKDVTWAAPQLEDGKVGRKAKNAPDLLNVGDVVLVRALTKDDDGSFVRWTLRQVPEIQGGFMAMDVNTGRVIAMQGGFSYQHSVFNRTTQAQRQPGSSFKPFVYAAALDSGYSPATIVIDAPIEVNTPQGLWRPKNSSNKFYGPTPLRTGIEQSRNLMTIRLAQEVGMDVIANYAERFGVYDDMGQFLANSLGADETTLYKMVAAYAMFANGGERVEPTLVDRIQDRYGQTIYRHDQRDCVECELAELPADQSPRIVSNRARVMDETTAYQLTSMMKGVVDRGTATNIRVGVPIAGKTGTTNDSRDVWFVGFSSNIVAGCYMGHDNPRPLGRGAYGGTMCGPVFAEFMKEAVQRYGGGAFEVPEGGRFIKIDRYTGERLPDEASGEAVVAEYFRDGEEPLFGITFDGGFAMGANLPLFEEVQEVGQEVTTSTGRTTVVGPKASFGSVSSGGLY encoded by the coding sequence GTGCTGAGGTTCATTCTATCGTTTTTCGGGGGCATCTTTACCCTGATCACCCTGGGAATTGCGGTCGCTGCGCTGAGCATCGGCTCGATTTTCTACATCTATGGCCGTGATCTGCCGAGCCATGAGGCGCTGGCCCAATACACGCCCCCGACCATCAGCCGGATCTATTCCGGTGAAGGGCGGATGATCGATGAATTTGCCAAAGAACGCCGTCTGTTCACCCCCGCCGAAGAAATCCCGGATCTGGTGAAATACGCCTTCATTTCGGCGGAAGATAAGAACTTCTACACCCACAAGGGCTATGATGCCCGCGGCATTGCCGCTGCAGCGGTGGAGGCGGTGCGTTCACGTGGTCAATCGGTGCGCGGTGCCTCGACCATCACCCAGCAGGTGATGAAGAACTTCCTCCTGGGGGGCGAACGCCGCATTGAGCGGAAGATCAAAGAGATCATCCTTGCGACCCGTGTGGAACAGACACTGAGCAAAGAGCAGATCCTTGAGCTCTACATGAATGAGATTTTCCTCGGCCAGAACTCCTACGGGGTGACGGCTGCGGCGCAGACCTATTTCAACAAGACGCTTGGCGAACTCAGCCCGCATGAGGCTGCGACACTGGCGTCGATGCCGAAAGCACCGGGCAAATTCCACCCCGTGCGCAACAAAGAGCGTGTGCTTGCGCGGCGGAACTTCGTGCTGAAAGAAATGTCGGAAAACGGCTACATCACCGAAGCGGCCTATCTGGCCCAGAAAGAGCTGCCGCTGCGTTCGGTTCAGAACGGCGATTTTGAAAGCTTCAAATCCGCCCTGCCGCCGCGGGATTACTTCACCGATGAGATCCGCCGCCAGCTGAGCCGTGATTTCGGGGAAGAACAGTTCTTTTCCGGCGGGATGACGGTGCGGGCCACTGTTGAGCCCGAGATGCAGATCAAAGCCGCCGAAGCGCTGCGCCGCGGGCTGGAGGATTATGACCGCAAACAAGGCGTCTGGCGTGGCACTGGTGTGACCATCCCCGCCGATCAGCTGGGCAGCGAAGCGGCCTGGCGCGCTGCGTTGGCTGATGCCGAGGTGCCGCGCGACATCACCCTGAACGGCAAATGGCATCCGGCCGTTGTGCTGCGTCAGGGCAACAATGATGTGCGCATTGGTATCGAAGGCGTGGATGAGGACGAGGACGGCCATTGGATCATCGGCAAAGATGTGACCTGGGCTGCCCCTCAGCTGGAGGATGGCAAGGTTGGCCGCAAGGCAAAAAACGCCCCTGATCTGCTGAACGTTGGCGATGTGGTTCTGGTCCGTGCCCTGACCAAGGATGATGACGGCAGCTTCGTGCGCTGGACCCTGCGCCAGGTGCCTGAAATCCAGGGTGGTTTCATGGCGATGGACGTCAACACCGGCCGTGTGATCGCGATGCAGGGCGGCTTCAGCTACCAGCATTCGGTGTTTAACCGCACCACCCAGGCGCAGCGTCAGCCAGGCTCGTCCTTCAAACCCTTCGTTTATGCGGCTGCGCTGGACAGTGGTTATTCACCGGCAACCATCGTGATCGACGCCCCGATTGAGGTGAACACCCCGCAGGGGCTGTGGCGCCCCAAGAACTCGTCCAACAAATTCTACGGCCCCACACCGCTGCGCACCGGCATTGAGCAATCGCGAAACCTGATGACCATCCGTCTGGCGCAAGAGGTCGGCATGGACGTGATCGCCAACTATGCCGAACGTTTTGGCGTTTATGACGATATGGGGCAGTTCCTGGCGAACTCACTGGGGGCGGATGAAACCACGCTTTACAAAATGGTGGCGGCCTATGCGATGTTTGCCAATGGCGGGGAGCGGGTTGAGCCGACGCTGGTGGACCGTATTCAGGACCGCTATGGCCAGACCATCTACCGTCACGATCAGCGTGATTGTGTGGAATGTGAACTGGCTGAACTGCCTGCAGATCAAAGCCCGCGCATCGTCAGCAACCGGGCCCGCGTGATGGATGAAACCACCGCGTATCAGCTGACCTCGATGATGAAAGGTGTGGTTGACCGCGGCACCGCGACCAACATTCGTGTTGGGGTGCCGATTGCGGGCAAAACCGGCACCACCAATGACTCACGCGATGTCTGGTTTGTCGGCTTTTCCTCCAACATCGTGGCCGGCTGCTACATGGGCCATGACAACCCGCGCCCGCTGGGCCGCGGCGCTTATGGCGGCACCATGTGTGGCCCGGTCTTTGCCGAGTTCATGAAAGAAGCGGTGCAGCGGTATGGCGGCGGCGCCTTTGAGGTGCCTGAGGGCGGCCGTTTCATCAAGATCGACCGCTATACTGGTGAGCGCCTGCCTGATGAAGCCAGCGGTGAGGCCGTTGTGGCCGAATACTTTCGCGATGGGGAGGAGCCGCTCTTTGGGATCACCTTTGACGGTGGTTTTGCCATGGGCGCAAACCTGCCCCTGTTCGAAGAGGTGCAGGAGGTCGGCCAGGAGGTCACCACCTCAACCGGGCGGACAACGGTGGTTGGGCCCAAGGCCAGCTTCGGTTCGGTCTCCTCAGGTGGCCTGTACTAG
- a CDS encoding putative quinol monooxygenase, with product MILEIRHYTLKPGKREEFIAYFETRNREALREAGMLVWGPVRDVEHPDKVHWMRAFADEAARERLKEAFYNGPVWLEEVEAKAMPLIAHYQADVVETTAGFENFAGAPTL from the coding sequence ATGATTTTGGAAATCCGCCACTACACATTAAAACCCGGCAAGCGGGAAGAGTTCATCGCCTATTTTGAAACCCGCAACCGCGAAGCCCTGCGCGAGGCTGGGATGCTGGTCTGGGGACCGGTGCGCGATGTGGAACATCCTGACAAGGTGCATTGGATGCGGGCCTTTGCTGACGAAGCTGCGCGGGAGCGGCTGAAAGAGGCGTTTTACAACGGTCCCGTGTGGTTGGAGGAGGTCGAAGCAAAGGCCATGCCGCTGATCGCGCATTATCAGGCGGATGTGGTCGAAACCACCGCTGGATTTGAGAATTTCGCAGGCGCCCCGACGCTCTGA
- a CDS encoding amidohydrolase family protein gives MRPIFDAHIHYSHDAVERVPPEQIAKILREAGVKKALVSSSDDNGTQLLLAAAPDIVVPALRPYSRRGAIGTWMHDASVIDYLQRNLAQNDYAAIGEFHAYGDDIKTEVIQALIAMAKERNLLLHHHGDRAALDLIFATWPEARVLWAHSGFDDPADVVEALDTYPRLWADLAYRSDMAVGGQVTADWRAAFEAHPDRFMVGTDTFAPERWYYVGPHADFTRGWLADLPDGIADQIAYDNAARMLAAK, from the coding sequence ATGCGGCCGATCTTTGATGCCCATATCCACTACAGTCATGATGCGGTGGAGCGTGTGCCGCCAGAACAGATCGCCAAGATCCTGCGTGAGGCCGGCGTGAAAAAGGCGCTGGTTTCCAGCTCTGATGACAACGGCACGCAACTGCTGCTGGCCGCCGCGCCTGATATCGTTGTGCCTGCTCTACGGCCTTATAGCCGGCGGGGGGCGATTGGCACCTGGATGCATGATGCCTCGGTCATCGACTATCTGCAGCGCAACCTGGCCCAGAATGACTATGCCGCGATTGGGGAGTTTCATGCCTATGGCGACGATATCAAGACCGAGGTGATCCAGGCGCTGATCGCCATGGCCAAGGAACGGAACCTGCTGCTGCATCATCACGGTGACCGCGCCGCGCTGGATCTGATTTTTGCCACATGGCCTGAGGCGCGGGTGCTTTGGGCGCATTCGGGGTTTGATGATCCGGCAGATGTTGTTGAAGCACTGGACACCTATCCGCGGCTTTGGGCGGATCTGGCCTATCGCTCTGACATGGCCGTCGGCGGGCAGGTCACAGCAGACTGGCGTGCCGCCTTTGAGGCGCATCCGGATCGGTTCATGGTGGGCACGGACACCTTCGCGCCTGAACGCTGGTACTACGTGGGGCCGCATGCTGACTTTACCCGCGGCTGGCTGGCCGATCTGCCGGACGGCATTGCGGACCAGATCGCCTATGACAATGCGGCGCGGATGTTGGCGGCTAAATGA
- the prfB gene encoding peptide chain release factor 2 produces the protein MRAEVQNIVSEIEKSLALLRQRMDYETAQFRMEEFNARVEDPTLWDDPENAQKLMRERQTLLDAIKTHDDMQQEVADNIELIELGEMEEDDEVIADAEAALKALVAKAAEKELEALLNGEADSNDTFLEINSGAGGTESCDWASMLARMYVRWAEKKGYKVELQSMTAGEEAGIKSAAYKITGHNAYGWLKSESGVHRLVRISPYDSAAKRHTSFSSVWVYPVVDDNIEIEVNPSDIRIDTYRSSGAGGQHVNTTDSAVRITHIPTGVVTTSSEKSQHQNRDIAMKALKSRLYQMELDRRNAAINEAHENKGDAGWGNQIRSYVLQPYQMVKDLRTSHETSDTKGVLDGDLDGFMAATLAMDVSGKSRSEAQADD, from the coding sequence ATGCGCGCCGAAGTTCAGAACATCGTTTCCGAGATTGAAAAGTCCCTGGCGCTGCTGCGTCAGCGGATGGATTATGAGACGGCGCAATTCCGCATGGAAGAGTTCAACGCCCGGGTTGAAGACCCGACGCTGTGGGACGATCCGGAAAACGCCCAGAAACTGATGCGCGAGCGTCAGACCCTGCTGGATGCGATCAAAACCCATGACGATATGCAGCAAGAGGTTGCCGATAACATCGAGCTGATCGAACTGGGTGAGATGGAAGAAGATGATGAGGTGATCGCTGACGCCGAAGCCGCGTTGAAGGCGCTGGTCGCCAAGGCGGCTGAGAAAGAGCTGGAAGCGCTTCTCAATGGGGAAGCAGACAGCAACGATACCTTCCTTGAGATCAACTCGGGCGCGGGCGGCACGGAAAGCTGCGACTGGGCCTCGATGCTGGCGCGGATGTATGTCCGCTGGGCGGAGAAGAAGGGCTATAAGGTTGAACTGCAGTCGATGACCGCGGGCGAAGAGGCGGGCATCAAATCCGCCGCTTATAAGATCACCGGCCACAACGCCTATGGTTGGCTGAAGTCGGAATCGGGTGTGCACCGTCTGGTGCGGATCTCACCCTATGACTCGGCTGCGAAACGGCACACCTCGTTCAGCTCGGTCTGGGTCTACCCGGTGGTGGATGACAATATTGAGATTGAGGTGAACCCGTCCGATATCCGGATCGACACCTATCGTTCCTCTGGCGCCGGTGGTCAGCACGTGAACACCACAGACTCGGCCGTTCGGATCACCCACATTCCCACCGGTGTGGTCACCACCAGTTCGGAAAAATCGCAGCACCAGAACCGTGACATCGCCATGAAAGCGCTGAAATCGCGGCTGTATCAGATGGAATTGGACCGCCGCAACGCCGCCATCAACGAGGCGCATGAGAACAAAGGGGATGCCGGCTGGGGCAACCAGATCCGCTCCTACGTTCTGCAGCCCTATCAGATGGTGAAGGACCTGCGCACCAGCCATGAGACATCGGACACCAAAGGGGTGCTGGACGGTGATCTGGATGGGTTCATGGCCGCCACACTGGCGATGGATGTGTCCGGCAAAAGCCGCTCGGAAGCGCAGGCAGACGATTGA
- a CDS encoding pyridoxal phosphate-dependent aminotransferase: MRNSRRSEVDPFIVMDVMEAARAAEEAGRDIIHMEVGQPGTAAPAAARAALAQAMEQGSLGYTVALGLPELRKRIARMYGEWYNVDLDWNRVVITPGSSGAFLLTFTSLFDTGDRVGIGAPGYPSYRQILSALDLTPVDLQSSPANRLQPVPADFADQNLNGLMVASPANPSGTMLDRGAMQGLIDACQAGGVRFISDEIYHGIEYEAKAVTALELTDDCYVINSFSKYFSMTGWRCGWMVVPEDHVRVIERLAQNMFICSPHASQIVALHAMDCEEELEANMQVYRQNRQLMLEGLPKAGFTKIAPPDGAFFVYADVSDLTEDSRAFAAEILEQAGVAVTPGLDFDPVRGAGTLRFSYARETAQIEEGLLRLQRFMAGRSA; the protein is encoded by the coding sequence ATGCGGAACTCAAGGCGCTCTGAGGTGGATCCCTTTATTGTGATGGATGTGATGGAGGCCGCGCGCGCCGCTGAGGAGGCAGGCCGCGACATCATCCATATGGAAGTTGGTCAACCGGGCACCGCAGCGCCCGCCGCGGCCCGCGCCGCCCTGGCACAAGCGATGGAGCAGGGCAGCCTGGGCTACACGGTTGCTTTGGGTCTGCCGGAACTGCGCAAACGCATCGCGCGGATGTATGGCGAATGGTACAATGTGGATCTGGATTGGAACCGTGTGGTGATCACTCCGGGCTCCTCCGGCGCGTTTTTGCTGACCTTCACCTCACTTTTTGACACCGGCGATCGCGTCGGCATCGGCGCCCCGGGCTACCCGTCTTATCGCCAGATCCTGTCCGCCCTCGATCTGACACCGGTGGATCTGCAAAGCTCTCCTGCGAACCGGTTGCAGCCGGTGCCGGCGGATTTTGCCGATCAGAACCTCAACGGTCTGATGGTGGCCTCCCCCGCGAACCCTTCGGGCACCATGCTGGATCGCGGTGCCATGCAGGGGCTGATTGACGCCTGTCAGGCGGGTGGGGTCAGATTCATCTCGGATGAGATCTACCATGGCATTGAATATGAAGCGAAAGCGGTCACCGCACTGGAATTGACCGATGACTGCTATGTAATCAATTCCTTCTCCAAATATTTCTCGATGACCGGCTGGCGCTGCGGCTGGATGGTGGTGCCCGAAGACCATGTGCGCGTCATCGAACGTCTGGCACAGAACATGTTTATCTGTTCGCCCCATGCCAGTCAGATCGTCGCCCTGCACGCGATGGACTGCGAGGAGGAGCTGGAAGCCAACATGCAGGTCTATCGCCAGAACCGGCAATTGATGTTGGAGGGGCTGCCAAAGGCAGGCTTCACCAAAATCGCCCCGCCGGATGGCGCCTTCTTTGTTTATGCGGATGTCAGTGACCTGACCGAAGACAGCCGCGCCTTTGCCGCTGAGATCCTGGAACAGGCAGGTGTTGCCGTCACACCGGGCCTTGATTTCGATCCGGTGCGTGGGGCTGGTACGCTGCGGTTTTCCTACGCGCGTGAAACCGCGCAGATCGAGGAAGGCCTGTTGCGGCTGCAGCGTTTCATGGCGGGACGCAGCGCCTGA
- a CDS encoding N-acetylmuramoyl-L-alanine amidase, whose protein sequence is MSRLIKIWMVALWSMLAGMAQAQELSGLARVEVGRSQITDTRGGGIELRLGLTQGVPYRVYTLEAPERLVLDFREVDWRGVTQEALLNADAVEGLRFGGVRPGWSRMVVDLAGPLAIETVEMVLEDSTGAADLTVALSAVSAERFAEVSGAPYDPRWDLPPVSGMAKVTALPGEGPLRVMLDPGHGGIDPGAERDGYNEKELMLSFALELKETLLRSGGFEVMLTRDEDRFVSLERRVALAHEQGAHVFISLHADALAAGQAHGATVHLLSDSASDAASAKLAERHDRDDILSGVDLTGQDDVVADVLLDLARQETKPRAKRLAEAMVEGIRATGAPMNKRPLRHAGFSVLKAADIPSVLLEVGFMSSPRDLENLTNRQWRISVAAGIRDALRTWAREDAALSQLVRQ, encoded by the coding sequence GTGAGCAGGCTGATCAAGATTTGGATGGTGGCCCTGTGGTCGATGCTGGCAGGCATGGCGCAGGCACAGGAGTTGAGCGGTCTCGCCCGGGTTGAGGTGGGGCGCTCGCAGATCACCGACACCCGTGGTGGCGGGATTGAGCTGCGGCTTGGTCTGACCCAGGGTGTGCCTTACCGGGTTTACACGCTGGAAGCGCCGGAGCGGCTGGTGCTGGACTTTCGTGAGGTCGACTGGCGTGGCGTGACGCAGGAGGCGCTGTTGAACGCCGATGCGGTTGAAGGCTTGCGCTTTGGGGGCGTGCGCCCCGGATGGTCGCGGATGGTGGTGGATCTGGCGGGACCGCTGGCCATTGAGACGGTGGAGATGGTGCTAGAGGACAGCACGGGCGCGGCAGATCTGACCGTGGCGCTGAGCGCGGTGAGCGCAGAGCGTTTTGCTGAAGTATCGGGCGCGCCCTATGATCCGCGCTGGGATCTGCCGCCTGTCAGTGGCATGGCCAAGGTGACCGCGCTGCCCGGCGAGGGCCCGTTGCGGGTGATGTTGGACCCCGGTCACGGTGGCATTGATCCAGGCGCCGAGCGGGATGGCTATAATGAGAAAGAGCTGATGCTGTCCTTTGCGCTGGAGCTTAAAGAAACGCTTTTGAGATCAGGTGGTTTTGAGGTGATGCTGACGCGGGACGAAGATCGCTTTGTCTCACTGGAACGCCGTGTTGCGCTGGCACATGAGCAGGGCGCCCATGTCTTTATCTCACTGCACGCCGATGCCTTGGCCGCCGGTCAGGCGCATGGTGCAACGGTGCATCTGCTGTCTGACAGTGCCTCGGATGCGGCTTCGGCCAAATTGGCGGAGCGCCATGACCGCGATGATATCCTGTCGGGCGTGGATCTGACCGGCCAGGACGATGTGGTGGCGGATGTTCTGCTGGATCTGGCGCGCCAGGAAACCAAGCCGCGCGCCAAACGGCTGGCTGAGGCCATGGTGGAGGGTATCCGCGCCACTGGTGCACCGATGAACAAACGACCGCTGCGCCATGCAGGGTTTTCGGTGCTGAAGGCGGCTGATATCCCTTCGGTCCTCTTGGAGGTTGGCTTTATGTCCAGCCCCCGGGATCTGGAAAACCTGACCAACCGGCAATGGCGGATTTCTGTTGCTGCGGGCATTCGCGATGCGCTGCGGACCTGGGCACGGGAGGATGCGGCGCTGTCTCAATTGGTGCGGCAGTAG
- a CDS encoding cation:proton antiporter has translation MTDFLLLAFTFLVAGVAAVPIASKLGLGSVLGYLIAGIAISPVLAILGVDVIAIQHFAEFGVVMMLFLVGLELEPKVLWQMRARLLGLGGGQVGLTTVAVAAVAYLMGQPFNVALAIGLVLALSSTAIVLQTLNEKGLMKSDGGQSSFSVLLTQDIAVIPMLAFIPLLAMPDLVNMAPGLEGAGSSGHAGGDSGGFSLVAGLPGWQVTLITLGAIAFVVVGGISLTSPIFRFISAANLRELFTAAALMMVVGIALLMTLVGLSPALGTFLAGVVLANSEYRHELESDIDPFKGLLLGLFFMTVGAGINFGLLFDNILTILALTLGLIALKAAILLLLARLFKLEGSDKWLFALGLAQAGEFGFVLLSFTVANAVIPAAIADQLLLVVALSMLLTPALFILYDRVFAAIGVEDQEREADEMPDGAKIIIAGAGRIGGLVNRIAEAAGYQPTVIDYSSKRLEILKKFGVKHYYGDATRPDLLHAAGIQEAKVLVIAIDDREKISELTHYVSKNYPHVHIVTRAVDRDHVYDLWAHGSRDIIRETYDSSLRMGRSLFEALGIDRPIAEEMLEVFNETDRRAMLAVADAHKVGVASHENDEYVERVRSMLDEWQTQLQADIEVVRQGGPRPDRSADG, from the coding sequence ATGACCGATTTCCTTTTGCTTGCATTTACCTTTCTTGTGGCCGGGGTGGCCGCGGTGCCGATCGCCTCAAAACTGGGGTTAGGATCGGTGCTGGGCTATCTGATCGCGGGGATTGCGATCAGCCCGGTTCTGGCGATCCTTGGGGTTGATGTGATTGCCATCCAGCACTTCGCCGAATTTGGCGTGGTCATGATGCTGTTCCTCGTCGGGCTGGAGTTGGAGCCCAAGGTTCTGTGGCAGATGCGGGCCCGTCTGTTGGGCCTTGGCGGCGGGCAGGTGGGGCTGACCACGGTTGCGGTTGCGGCTGTCGCCTACCTTATGGGGCAGCCGTTTAACGTGGCTTTGGCCATCGGTCTGGTGCTGGCGCTTTCCTCCACCGCGATTGTCCTGCAGACGCTGAATGAAAAGGGGCTGATGAAATCCGACGGCGGGCAATCCAGTTTCTCCGTTCTGCTGACCCAGGACATCGCCGTGATCCCGATGTTGGCCTTCATCCCGCTGCTGGCGATGCCGGATCTGGTGAATATGGCGCCGGGTCTGGAAGGTGCGGGCAGTTCGGGCCATGCCGGTGGTGACAGCGGCGGCTTTAGCCTAGTGGCTGGCCTGCCGGGTTGGCAGGTCACGTTGATCACACTTGGCGCCATTGCCTTTGTTGTGGTCGGGGGCATTTCGCTCACCTCACCGATTTTCCGCTTCATCTCAGCCGCGAACCTGCGCGAGTTGTTCACCGCTGCGGCGCTGATGATGGTGGTGGGCATTGCCCTATTGATGACCCTTGTTGGTCTGTCGCCGGCGCTTGGCACCTTCCTGGCCGGTGTTGTTTTGGCGAACTCAGAATATCGCCATGAGTTGGAAAGTGACATTGACCCCTTCAAGGGCCTGCTGCTGGGGCTGTTTTTCATGACGGTGGGGGCGGGGATCAACTTTGGCCTGCTGTTTGACAACATCCTGACCATTCTGGCGCTGACTCTTGGCCTGATTGCGTTGAAGGCCGCAATCCTGCTGCTGCTGGCCCGTCTGTTCAAGCTGGAAGGCAGCGATAAATGGCTGTTTGCGCTTGGCCTTGCGCAGGCGGGTGAATTTGGCTTCGTGCTGCTGTCCTTCACCGTGGCCAATGCGGTGATCCCGGCGGCGATTGCGGATCAGCTGCTGCTGGTAGTGGCGCTGTCGATGCTGCTGACGCCGGCGCTGTTTATCCTCTATGATCGTGTCTTTGCCGCGATCGGGGTTGAGGATCAGGAACGTGAAGCGGATGAGATGCCCGATGGCGCCAAGATCATCATCGCAGGCGCCGGCCGCATCGGTGGGCTGGTCAACCGGATCGCCGAGGCCGCGGGCTATCAGCCCACGGTGATTGACTACAGCTCCAAACGGTTGGAGATCCTGAAAAAATTCGGCGTGAAACACTACTACGGCGATGCCACCCGGCCGGATCTGTTGCACGCCGCAGGCATCCAAGAGGCCAAGGTGCTGGTCATCGCCATTGATGACCGCGAAAAGATCAGCGAGCTGACCCATTACGTCAGCAAAAACTACCCGCATGTGCATATCGTGACCCGTGCAGTGGACCGGGATCATGTCTATGACCTCTGGGCGCATGGCAGCCGCGACATCATCCGCGAAACCTACGACAGTTCCCTGCGCATGGGGCGCAGCCTGTTCGAGGCCTTGGGCATTGACCGCCCTATCGCGGAAGAAATGCTTGAGGTCTTCAATGAAACGGACCGCCGGGCGATGCTGGCTGTTGCGGATGCCCATAAGGTTGGTGTGGCGAGCCATGAAAACGATGAATACGTCGAAAGGGTGCGCTCCATGCTGGATGAATGGCAGACCCAGCTGCAGGCCGATATTGAGGTGGTGCGCCAAGGCGGGCCGCGCCCTGACCGGTCGGCTGACGGCTAG
- a CDS encoding cytochrome-c peroxidase, translated as MIRRGLRVLLAAAGLWGSLPALALAEVILSDAEIARLSAFGPWPPVAEPDPSNRFSSDPQAIALGQALFNDPILSSDGLLSCASCHDPEGGFTRPVARGMGRVLLDRNIPTVRDLAGLRWFGWGGRSDALWAASLHPIVDPTEMAHAPEALKVSLLNSPYAEWLEQLLGPLQGHTGEAVLVNIAKLLAAYQETLVSAPTPFDQFRLDLLQGQAVSYPLAAQRGLQIFLGRGNCSFCHVGPRFTNNEFHDAGVPYFLSATRVDPGRHQGLQRLLSSPYTLDSQWSDDPARTGAWALRSVRQRHSDFGSFRTPTLRGLTDTAPYMHDGSLPTLEAVVRHYSEINTERLHADGEAILAPFHLSEREVADLVAFLQTLSVPDG; from the coding sequence ATGATCCGCCGGGGGCTGCGTGTTCTGCTTGCCGCTGCGGGGCTCTGGGGCAGCCTGCCTGCTTTGGCATTGGCCGAGGTGATCCTGAGCGATGCGGAGATTGCCCGGCTCAGCGCCTTCGGTCCCTGGCCGCCGGTGGCGGAGCCTGACCCCAGCAACCGCTTTTCCAGCGATCCACAGGCCATCGCGCTAGGGCAGGCGCTGTTCAATGATCCGATCCTGTCCTCAGATGGGCTGTTGTCCTGCGCCAGCTGCCACGATCCTGAGGGTGGTTTCACCCGGCCTGTCGCGCGCGGCATGGGGCGGGTTCTGCTGGACCGCAACATCCCCACGGTGCGCGATCTGGCGGGGTTGCGCTGGTTTGGCTGGGGTGGGCGCAGTGATGCGCTGTGGGCGGCCAGCCTGCATCCGATTGTGGATCCCACCGAAATGGCCCATGCGCCTGAGGCGTTGAAGGTGAGCCTGCTAAACTCCCCCTATGCCGAGTGGCTGGAACAGCTGCTGGGTCCCTTGCAGGGCCATACGGGGGAGGCGGTGTTGGTCAATATCGCCAAGTTGCTGGCGGCCTATCAGGAAACGCTGGTCAGCGCGCCAACCCCGTTTGATCAGTTCCGTCTTGACCTGCTGCAGGGGCAGGCGGTCAGTTACCCCTTGGCCGCGCAGCGGGGATTGCAGATCTTTCTGGGCCGCGGGAACTGCAGTTTCTGCCATGTTGGTCCACGTTTCACCAACAATGAATTTCACGACGCCGGGGTGCCCTATTTCCTGTCTGCAACCCGGGTTGATCCGGGCCGCCATCAAGGGCTGCAACGGCTGCTGTCTAGCCCCTACACGCTGGACAGCCAGTGGAGTGATGATCCGGCCCGCACCGGCGCCTGGGCGCTGCGGTCGGTGCGCCAGCGCCACAGTGATTTCGGCAGTTTTCGCACACCAACTTTGCGCGGCCTGACCGATACTGCGCCCTATATGCATGACGGCAGCCTGCCCACACTGGAGGCCGTGGTGCGTCATTACAGTGAGATCAACACCGAGCGCCTGCATGCAGATGGTGAGGCGATCCTTGCGCCTTTTCACCTGTCAGAGCGGGAGGTGGCGGATCTGGTTGCCTTCCTTCAAACGCTCAGCGTGCCTGACGGGTAA